In Gossypium arboreum isolate Shixiya-1 chromosome 5, ASM2569848v2, whole genome shotgun sequence, a single genomic region encodes these proteins:
- the LOC128292641 gene encoding uncharacterized protein LOC128292641 yields the protein MHWKGLWALLGYHGDVVDAFIPSKRCRNGKMFGFVRFTNEKDAQRVILRLNGFFLLGKRIRVKMARYNGKRKFWRNASDQKDREQGVEISQEVKSEEREVGVISMEVGEDIFPIRVRERGLSELKDDSLNCKARRKNNEED from the exons ATGCATTGGAAAGGCTTGTGGGCTTTACTTGGTTATCATGGAGATGTTGTTGATGCTTTCATCCCATCTAAAAGGTGTAGAAATGGTAAAATGTTTGGGTTTGTGAGATTCACTAATGAAAAGGATGCGCAAAGGGTGATATTGAGGTTAAATGGTTTCTTTTTATTGGGGAAGAGAATCAGGGTGAAAATGGCTAGATATAATGGAAAAAGAAAGTTTTGGAGGAATGCTTCAGATCAAAAGGATCGGGAACAGGGTGTAGAAATATCTCAAGAAGTAAAGAGTGAAGAAAG GGAAGTTGGTGTCA TTAGCATGGAAGTTGGTGAGGATATCTTCCCAATCAGAGTAAGGGAAAGGGGACTGTCAGAGTTGAAAGATGACAGCTTAAACTGTAAGGCTAGGCGAAAGAATAATGAAGAAGATTAA